The following proteins are encoded in a genomic region of Kosakonia oryzae:
- a CDS encoding zinc-dependent alcohol dehydrogenase, which yields MKALTYHGPHSVKVENVADPGLAAPDDIILRVTATAICGSDLHLYRGKIPGTHHGDIFGHEFMGEVVEAGPEVKNVSKGDRVVIPFVIACGDCFFCRLQQYSACESTNSGRGAALNRKSITPPAALFGYSSLYGGVPGGQAEYVRVPKANTGPFKVPDILPDEKVLFLSDILPTAWQAVINAEVKPGSRVAIYGAGPVGLLTAACARFKGAEQIFIVDHNDYRLEFARQRYGAIPINFDKNDDPAAWIIENTPGNRGVDAVIDAVGFEAKGSITETVLSTLKIEGSSGKALRQCIAAVRRGGIVSVPGVYAGFIHGFMFGDAFDKGLTFKMGQTHVHAWLPELLALVEQGHLTPEEIITHHMPLEEAARGYEIFEKRQEECRKVILVPGMKAEKATV from the coding sequence GTGAAAGCATTAACGTATCACGGACCTCATAGCGTCAAAGTCGAGAATGTCGCCGATCCGGGGCTGGCTGCCCCGGACGACATCATTCTGCGCGTGACCGCGACAGCGATTTGTGGCTCCGATCTGCATCTGTACCGCGGCAAAATTCCGGGTACGCATCATGGCGATATCTTCGGCCACGAATTTATGGGCGAGGTTGTCGAAGCCGGGCCGGAAGTGAAAAACGTCAGCAAGGGCGATCGGGTGGTGATCCCGTTTGTGATCGCCTGCGGCGACTGTTTTTTCTGCCGGTTGCAGCAATATTCGGCCTGTGAAAGCACCAACAGCGGGCGGGGCGCGGCGCTGAATCGCAAGAGCATCACGCCGCCCGCCGCGCTGTTTGGCTACAGCAGCCTGTACGGCGGTGTTCCGGGCGGGCAGGCGGAGTATGTCCGCGTGCCGAAAGCCAACACCGGGCCTTTTAAAGTCCCGGACATTCTGCCGGATGAGAAGGTGCTGTTCCTCTCCGATATTCTGCCGACGGCCTGGCAGGCGGTGATCAATGCCGAAGTGAAACCGGGTTCGCGGGTGGCCATTTACGGTGCCGGGCCGGTGGGATTGCTGACGGCGGCCTGCGCGCGCTTTAAAGGCGCTGAGCAGATTTTTATCGTCGATCACAACGATTACCGGCTGGAGTTCGCCCGGCAACGCTATGGCGCGATCCCGATTAACTTCGATAAAAACGACGATCCCGCGGCGTGGATTATCGAAAATACGCCGGGCAACCGGGGCGTTGATGCGGTCATTGATGCTGTGGGCTTTGAAGCGAAAGGCAGCATCACAGAAACCGTACTGAGCACGCTCAAAATTGAAGGCAGCAGCGGGAAAGCGCTGCGGCAATGTATCGCCGCGGTGCGGCGTGGCGGCATTGTCAGCGTGCCGGGCGTCTACGCCGGGTTTATCCATGGCTTTATGTTCGGCGATGCCTTCGATAAAGGGCTGACCTTCAAAATGGGGCAGACGCATGTTCATGCCTGGCTGCCGGAATTGCTGGCGCTTGTCGAACAGGGACACCTGACGCCGGAGGAGATTATTACTCACCATATGCCGCTGGAAGAGGCGGCGCGTGGGTATGAAATCTTCGAAAAACGCCAGGAAGAGTGCCGCAAAGTGATTCTCGTGCCCGGCATGAAGGCGGAAAAAGCTACCGTTTGA
- a CDS encoding 2-oxo-tetronate isomerase, translating to MTTPSLSIANELGRLLTEKKLQLATAESCTGGMIASSLCAAENTPSFYGSGFVTFTDEAKMIMLGVSRETLTEHTAVSEQAVIEMAAGAVRQSQAHIGIAVSGYAGPDGGEDGTPAGTIWFAWQLADNSIHTRVKQFTGDSEANIKEATNYALGRLIRLLAESD from the coding sequence ATGACCACACCTTCGTTATCTATTGCCAATGAACTGGGGCGGTTGTTAACGGAAAAGAAGCTGCAACTGGCGACGGCGGAGTCCTGCACCGGCGGGATGATCGCCTCGTCGTTATGCGCAGCGGAGAATACCCCGTCGTTTTATGGCAGCGGGTTTGTGACCTTTACCGACGAAGCCAAGATGATCATGCTTGGCGTCAGTCGCGAAACCCTTACCGAGCACACGGCGGTAAGCGAACAGGCCGTTATTGAGATGGCGGCGGGCGCCGTGCGCCAGTCGCAGGCGCATATCGGCATTGCGGTTAGCGGCTACGCCGGGCCGGACGGCGGCGAAGATGGTACGCCAGCGGGCACGATCTGGTTTGCCTGGCAGCTTGCTGACAACAGCATTCATACCCGGGTGAAACAGTTTACCGGCGACAGCGAAGCGAATATCAAAGAGGCAACCAATTATGCTCTCGGCCGATTAATTCGCTTATTAGCCGAATCGGACTAA
- a CDS encoding DUF2474 family protein: protein MSFKRIAPKIMWFVGLWFASVLALFLVSSVLRLLMSMAGLRA from the coding sequence ATGTCATTTAAACGTATCGCACCGAAAATCATGTGGTTTGTTGGGCTGTGGTTTGCCAGCGTGCTGGCCCTGTTTCTCGTCAGCTCTGTGCTCAGGCTGCTGATGTCAATGGCCGGGCTACGCGCGTAA
- the cydB gene encoding cytochrome d ubiquinol oxidase subunit II: MGIDLSLIWFVIIVFATLMYIVMDGFDLGIGILFPAIQDGGERDIMVNSVAPVWDGNETWLVLGGAGLFGAFPLAYAVIADALAIPLTLMLIGLIFRGVAFEFRFKATPNHKPFWDKSFLAGSLLATFMQGVVVGAVINGFPVTGRTFSGGSLDWLTPFNLFCGVGLVITYGLLGASWLVMKSEGNLQQKMRVVARTLLLALLVAMAAISLWTPLSHAAIAERWFSRPNIWFFAPVPLLAILFSVWLWHTLSNAQYHILPFILTLGLIFLGFSGLGISIWPHIIPPDITLWQAAAPPQSQGFMLVGALLIIPVILVYTFWSYYVFRGKIQHGAGYH; encoded by the coding sequence ATGGGCATCGATTTATCGCTGATCTGGTTTGTCATCATCGTCTTTGCCACGCTGATGTATATCGTGATGGACGGCTTCGATCTGGGCATCGGTATTCTCTTCCCGGCGATTCAGGATGGCGGCGAACGGGATATTATGGTGAACAGCGTCGCGCCGGTGTGGGATGGCAACGAAACCTGGCTGGTGCTCGGCGGCGCCGGGCTTTTTGGCGCGTTTCCTCTCGCTTATGCGGTGATCGCCGATGCGCTGGCCATTCCGCTGACATTAATGTTGATCGGTCTTATTTTTCGTGGCGTGGCGTTTGAGTTCCGTTTTAAAGCCACTCCGAATCATAAGCCGTTCTGGGATAAGTCCTTTCTCGCCGGATCGCTGCTGGCGACCTTTATGCAGGGCGTGGTAGTCGGCGCGGTGATCAACGGTTTTCCTGTCACCGGCCGTACTTTCAGCGGCGGTTCGCTCGACTGGCTAACGCCCTTTAACCTGTTCTGCGGCGTTGGTCTGGTCATCACGTATGGCCTGTTGGGTGCCAGTTGGCTGGTGATGAAAAGCGAAGGAAACCTGCAACAGAAAATGCGTGTTGTCGCCAGAACGCTGTTGCTGGCGCTGCTGGTGGCGATGGCCGCGATCAGCCTGTGGACACCGCTTTCCCATGCAGCGATCGCCGAACGCTGGTTCAGCCGGCCGAATATCTGGTTTTTTGCCCCGGTTCCGCTGCTGGCGATCCTCTTTAGCGTCTGGTTATGGCATACGCTGAGCAATGCGCAATACCATATTTTGCCGTTCATTCTGACGCTGGGGCTGATTTTCCTCGGCTTTAGCGGGCTGGGCATCAGTATCTGGCCGCATATTATTCCGCCGGATATCACGCTGTGGCAGGCCGCCGCGCCGCCGCAAAGCCAGGGCTTTATGCTGGTTGGCGCACTGCTGATTATTCCGGTGATCCTGGTTTACACTTTCTGGAGCTACTACGTGTTTCGCGGAAAAATCCAGCATGGCGCGGGGTATCACTGA
- a CDS encoding cytochrome ubiquinol oxidase subunit I, whose translation MFEFDAFHLARLQFAFTVSFHIIFPAITIGLASYLVVLEGLWLKTKNPDWRAMYHFWLKIFAVNFGMGVVSGLVMAYQFGTNWSGFSQFAGSITGPLLTYEVLTAFFLEAGFLGVMLFGWNKVGPGLHFFATCMVALGTLMSTFWILASNSWMHTPQGFAIENGQVIPVDWFAVIFNPSFPYRLLHMTIAAFLSTALFVGASAAWHLLHRNDTPAIRKMLSMAMWMALAVAPIQAFIGDMHGLNTLKHQPAKIAAIEGHWENPPGEATPLLLFGLPDMEQERTRYAVEIPSLGSLILTHSLHEQVPALKDFPKADRPNSTIVFWSFRLMVGMGLLMIALGVAALWLRFRQRLYTSRPFLYFALCMGPAGLIAILAGWVTTEVGRQPWVVYGLLRTADAVSLHSTLQMSLSLLAFIVVYTSVFGVGYSYMVRLIKKGPQPWDEHATDGRPARPLSAAGEHLQAEEEK comes from the coding sequence ATGTTCGAATTCGATGCGTTCCATCTGGCAAGGCTTCAGTTCGCCTTTACGGTCTCGTTTCACATTATTTTTCCCGCCATCACTATCGGGCTCGCCAGCTATCTGGTGGTGCTTGAAGGGTTATGGCTGAAAACCAAAAATCCCGACTGGCGCGCGATGTATCACTTCTGGCTGAAGATCTTCGCCGTCAACTTCGGTATGGGCGTGGTGTCCGGGCTGGTAATGGCCTATCAGTTTGGTACCAACTGGAGCGGCTTTTCCCAGTTTGCCGGCAGTATTACCGGGCCATTGCTCACCTATGAGGTGCTGACCGCTTTCTTCCTTGAGGCGGGTTTTCTCGGCGTCATGCTGTTTGGCTGGAATAAAGTGGGGCCGGGGCTGCACTTTTTTGCCACCTGCATGGTGGCGCTCGGCACGCTGATGTCTACGTTCTGGATCCTGGCCTCCAATAGCTGGATGCATACGCCGCAAGGGTTTGCCATTGAAAATGGTCAGGTGATCCCTGTCGACTGGTTTGCGGTCATTTTTAACCCGTCATTCCCGTACCGTTTGCTGCATATGACCATTGCCGCGTTTCTCAGCACTGCCCTCTTCGTCGGCGCTTCCGCCGCCTGGCACTTGCTGCACCGCAATGACACACCGGCAATTCGCAAGATGCTGTCGATGGCGATGTGGATGGCGCTGGCCGTTGCGCCGATCCAGGCCTTTATTGGCGATATGCATGGCCTGAACACGCTGAAGCATCAGCCCGCGAAGATCGCCGCCATTGAGGGGCACTGGGAAAATCCGCCCGGCGAAGCCACGCCGTTGTTGCTGTTTGGCTTGCCGGATATGGAACAAGAGCGCACGCGATACGCGGTGGAAATCCCTTCTCTCGGCAGCCTGATCCTCACCCACTCGCTGCACGAACAAGTGCCTGCGCTGAAAGATTTCCCGAAAGCGGATCGGCCCAACTCCACGATTGTCTTCTGGTCATTTCGTCTGATGGTCGGGATGGGGCTATTGATGATTGCGCTCGGCGTTGCCGCTTTGTGGTTACGTTTCCGCCAGCGGCTATATACATCGCGCCCCTTCCTGTACTTCGCGCTGTGCATGGGCCCGGCGGGGTTGATTGCCATTCTTGCCGGTTGGGTGACCACCGAAGTCGGGCGACAACCCTGGGTCGTCTATGGGCTGCTGCGCACGGCGGATGCGGTTTCCCTGCATAGCACCTTACAGATGAGCCTGAGCCTGCTGGCCTTTATCGTGGTGTACACCTCGGTCTTCGGCGTCGGCTACAGCTATATGGTGCGGTTGATTAAGAAAGGGCCGCAGCCCTGGGATGAACATGCAACAGACGGCAGACCGGCGCGCCCGCTCTCGGCGGCGGGTGAGCATTTGCAGGCGGAGGAGGAAAAATAA
- a CDS encoding manganese catalase family protein, with the protein MFRHVKQLQYTVRVSEPNPGLANLLLEQFGGPQGELAAACRYFTQGLGDDDVGRKEMLMDIATEELSHLEIIGTLVGMLNKGAKGELAEGTEKEAELYRSLTANGNDSHITSLLYGGGPALTNSGGVPWTAAYIDTIGEVTADMRSNIAAEARAKIIYERLINVTDDPGVKDALSFLMTREAAHQLSFEKALYSIRNNFPPGKLPPIEQYSNVYYNMSEGDDPRGSWNSDENFDYVADPQPAVDGGDGLATVQLNDKQRALLKAMAERTQSDPGVDPLTGAELGSGEPQEK; encoded by the coding sequence ATGTTTCGACACGTAAAACAACTACAGTACACCGTACGCGTCAGTGAGCCAAACCCAGGGCTGGCAAACCTCTTACTGGAACAGTTCGGCGGCCCGCAAGGCGAGCTGGCGGCCGCCTGCCGTTATTTCACCCAGGGTCTGGGTGATGACGATGTGGGTCGCAAAGAGATGTTGATGGATATTGCCACCGAAGAATTAAGCCATCTGGAAATTATTGGAACTCTGGTCGGCATGCTGAATAAAGGCGCGAAAGGCGAGCTGGCAGAAGGGACAGAAAAAGAGGCGGAACTTTATCGCTCATTAACCGCCAATGGCAATGACAGCCATATTACCTCGCTATTATATGGCGGTGGCCCTGCCCTGACGAATTCCGGCGGCGTGCCGTGGACGGCGGCTTATATTGATACCATTGGCGAAGTCACGGCGGATATGCGCTCCAATATTGCGGCGGAAGCGCGCGCGAAAATTATTTACGAACGGCTGATTAATGTCACGGACGATCCGGGCGTTAAAGATGCGCTGAGTTTCCTGATGACGCGAGAAGCGGCGCATCAGCTCTCCTTCGAGAAGGCGCTCTATTCCATTCGTAATAACTTCCCGCCTGGTAAATTGCCGCCCATCGAACAGTACAGCAATGTGTACTACAACATGTCCGAAGGCGATGATCCGCGCGGAAGCTGGAATAGCGACGAGAACTTCGACTACGTGGCCGATCCGCAACCTGCCGTGGATGGCGGCGATGGCCTCGCCACGGTGCAACTCAACGATAAACAGCGTGCACTGCTGAAAGCGATGGCGGAACGTACGCAATCCGATCCTGGTGTTGATCCGCTGACCGGTGCTGAGCTCGGTAGCGGCGAGCCGCAAGAGAAATAA
- a CDS encoding ferritin-like domain-containing protein, whose protein sequence is MTPQENYHDWLRDAHAMEKQAESMLSAMSSRIENYPDLRARIEQHLTETQGQIKLLEEVLDRNNINRSLMKDATSKMSAMGQAVGGMFASDEVVKGSISSYVFEQFEIACYTSLIAAAEKVGDIASIDIFKQILAEEKAMAEWAFNHLPDVTEQFLLRDAAAGVEAKK, encoded by the coding sequence ATGACACCGCAAGAAAATTATCATGACTGGCTACGCGACGCACACGCCATGGAAAAACAAGCCGAATCGATGCTCAGCGCAATGAGCAGCCGCATCGAAAATTATCCCGACTTGCGTGCAAGAATTGAGCAGCACTTAACTGAAACTCAAGGACAGATTAAACTTCTGGAAGAGGTTCTCGATCGCAACAATATTAATCGCTCATTAATGAAAGATGCGACCAGTAAAATGAGTGCGATGGGTCAGGCTGTTGGAGGCATGTTTGCTTCTGATGAAGTTGTCAAAGGCTCAATTAGCAGCTACGTATTTGAGCAATTTGAAATTGCCTGTTATACGTCGTTAATTGCAGCGGCAGAAAAAGTCGGTGATATTGCCAGCATCGATATTTTCAAACAAATTCTCGCCGAAGAGAAAGCGATGGCTGAATGGGCATTTAATCATTTACCCGACGTTACCGAACAATTTTTACTTCGCGATGCCGCCGCTGGTGTGGAAGCTAAAAAATAA